One genomic segment of Anas platyrhynchos isolate ZD024472 breed Pekin duck chromosome 32, IASCAAS_PekinDuck_T2T, whole genome shotgun sequence includes these proteins:
- the LOC101795522 gene encoding scavenger receptor cysteine-rich type 1 protein M130-like yields the protein MPLRLVGGGSRCDGRVEVFQHGTWGRVLDEQWDMQEASVVCQQLQCGEAEAAYTPVRAERGQGPVGLRGVRCAGHEADLSLCNTSLPQSMPTEGIMEDVGVVCQGSRWVRLVDGAGRCAGRVEIYYQGRWGTVCDDAWDLADAAVVCRQLGCGGVLEAAGSARFGEGSGQIWLDGVNCSGTEAALWDCPAEAWGQHDCGHKEDAGVVCSEFTALRLENSDGCSGRLQVFYNGTWGSVCSNSMTTETVSLVCKELGCGNEGELEIHSNYAKLSGTAWLDHVECGKSNSSFWQCPSASWNPQSCDDLREETHITCNGKSETSRHQVQFSTGHAEMQRRNPDGV from the exons ATGCCCCTGCGGTTGGTGGGCGGAGGGAGCCGGTGCGACGGGCGCGTGGAGGTCTTCCAGCacgggacgtggggcagagtcctggatgagcagtgggacatgcaggaggccagcgtggtgtgccagcagctgcagtgcggagaggcagaggcagcctacACCCCCGTGAGGGCCGAGCGAGGACAAggacctgtggggctgcgtggggtgcGGTGTGCAGGGCACGAGGCTGACCTGAGCCTCTGCAACACCTCGCTGCCTCAGAGCATGCCAACAGAAGGGATCATGGAGGATGTGGGGGTCGTGTGCCAGG GGAGCCGGTGGGTCCGGCTGGTggacggggccgggcgctgTGCCGGGAGAGTGGAGATCTACTACCAGGGGCGCTGGGGCACCGTCTGTGACGACGCCTGGGACCTGGCCGACGCCGCCGTCGTTTGCCGCCAGCTGGGCTGCGGAGGGGTCCTGGAGGCAGCCGGCTCTGCTCGGTTTGGGGAGGGCTCCGGGCAGATCTGGCTGGATGGCGTCAACTGCTCCGGGACCgaagctgctctctgggactgccctgccgaggcctgggggcagcacgaCTGTGGGCACAAGGAGGACGCGGGAGTCGTCTGCTCAG agTTCACGGCcctgaggctggagaacagcgaCGGCTGCTCCGGGCGCCTGCAGGTTTTCTACAACGGGACGTGGGGCAGTGTTTGctccaactccatgaccaccGAGACGGTGTCactggtgtgcaaggagctgggctgcgggaATGAAGGGGAACTGGAAATACATTCTAACTATGCCAAGCTGTCTGGTACTGCATGGCTGGATCACGTGGAGTGTGGGAAgagcaacagctccttctggcagtGTCCCTCTGCTTCCTGGAATCCGCAGTCATGTGATGACCTCCGAGAAGAGACCCACATCACCTGCAATGGTAAATCTGAGACATCAAGGCACCAGGTCCAGTTCTCCACTGGGCAtgctgaaatgcagagaagaaaCCCAGACGGGGTTTGA